Proteins encoded together in one uncultured Desulfosarcina sp. window:
- a CDS encoding 4Fe-4S binding protein, with the protein MAYEITHLCVGCGVCKRICPVDAITGKSKKLHRIDPSVCIDCGACGRICPHGSVKDIDGNVCERIRIRSRWPKPVFDPFLCMACTICVEACPTSCIDLRADRGTRETLRRPFLKNERHCIACGFCSAECPVDAIAMSDEKA; encoded by the coding sequence ATGGCCTACGAAATCACCCATCTCTGTGTGGGCTGCGGGGTGTGCAAACGCATCTGCCCGGTGGACGCCATAACGGGAAAAAGCAAAAAGCTTCATCGCATCGACCCTTCCGTCTGCATCGACTGCGGAGCCTGCGGGCGCATCTGCCCCCACGGAAGCGTGAAGGACATCGATGGCAACGTGTGTGAACGCATCCGCATCCGCTCCCGCTGGCCCAAACCGGTGTTCGATCCTTTTCTTTGCATGGCCTGCACCATTTGCGTGGAAGCCTGCCCCACCAGCTGCATCGATTTGAGAGCGGACCGCGGCACCCGGGAAACCCTTCGGCGTCCCTTTCTGAAAAACGAACGCCACTGCATCGCCTGCGGGTTCTGTTCCGCCGAGTGTCCGGTGGATGCCATCGCCATGTCCGACGAAAAAGCCTGA
- a CDS encoding aldehyde ferredoxin oxidoreductase family protein has product MDRSYMGKVLWVNLSTGVLSTERIPDKIYSRFLSGTGLASWLLYHRIPDRADPLGPDNVLGFVSGVLTGSGSLFTGRWMVVGKSPLTGTWGDANCGGNLSPGIKGCGFDGIFFTGQSERPVYFYADTRKAELRDASHLWGKDAIETERILIKAHGKKQRARVACIGMAGERRSLISGIVNHGGRLAARSGLGAVMGAKKLKAVVLCGAHRVKVYDRKQMKALSLKCNEHVAFQPPFLNGTMTAYLGTLMRLLPTQMELDGMLYKIMLKKWGTVNQNQMAIETGDAPVMNWKGSNRDFGLEQSKLIDPDEFTKPVVAKYFCYSCPLGCGGINLAPDGKTEVHRPEYESTIALGGLCLNEDADSIYYLNELLNRAGMDTISVGGTVAFAIECYETGLLTTEETDGLKLTWGNTDAIVQLVEKMVKREGIGDLLADGVKRAALQIGKGADKMAINAGGQELAMHDGRFDPGFAVHNVVEPTPGRHTIGSYMYYEMFQLWRQIPDLPDPSLLYFKGSKYRASREKAVMAAACSQYMNVINGAGCCLFGALLGAHRIPVFDWLNVATGWDADPEAYMRVGHRIQTVKQLFNIKQGVSPRDIRISRRVLGDPPQKEGANKGRTVPLEKLRRYYWQEMGYDMESGVPTAACLARLGLEDEAL; this is encoded by the coding sequence ATGGATCGTTCATATATGGGAAAGGTGCTGTGGGTCAACCTGAGCACCGGCGTTCTTTCCACCGAACGCATCCCCGATAAAATTTACAGCCGGTTTTTATCCGGCACCGGACTGGCCTCCTGGCTGCTGTACCATCGCATTCCCGACCGGGCCGATCCTTTAGGCCCGGACAATGTCCTGGGGTTTGTGTCCGGGGTTTTAACCGGCAGCGGCTCCCTGTTCACCGGGCGCTGGATGGTGGTGGGCAAAAGCCCCCTTACCGGTACCTGGGGGGATGCCAATTGCGGCGGCAACCTGTCCCCCGGCATCAAGGGATGCGGCTTCGATGGCATCTTTTTCACCGGACAAAGTGAGCGGCCCGTCTACTTCTATGCCGACACCCGCAAAGCCGAACTGCGCGATGCCAGCCACCTGTGGGGCAAGGACGCCATCGAAACGGAACGGATCCTGATCAAGGCCCACGGGAAAAAACAGCGGGCCCGGGTGGCCTGCATCGGCATGGCCGGGGAGCGGCGATCCCTGATTTCCGGCATCGTGAACCACGGCGGACGGCTGGCGGCCCGCAGCGGGTTAGGGGCCGTGATGGGGGCCAAAAAGCTCAAAGCGGTGGTCCTGTGCGGCGCCCACCGGGTCAAGGTTTACGACCGGAAGCAAATGAAGGCCCTCAGCCTGAAATGCAACGAACACGTCGCTTTTCAGCCGCCTTTTTTAAACGGTACCATGACCGCCTACCTGGGCACCCTCATGCGGCTGTTGCCCACCCAGATGGAACTGGACGGCATGCTCTACAAGATCATGCTGAAAAAATGGGGCACCGTGAACCAGAACCAGATGGCCATCGAGACGGGCGATGCTCCGGTCATGAACTGGAAAGGCTCCAACCGGGATTTCGGCCTGGAGCAGTCCAAACTCATCGATCCCGACGAATTCACCAAACCGGTGGTGGCCAAATACTTCTGCTACTCCTGCCCCTTGGGTTGCGGCGGCATCAACCTGGCGCCCGACGGCAAGACTGAAGTCCACCGGCCCGAATATGAATCCACCATCGCCCTGGGCGGGTTGTGCCTCAACGAGGATGCGGACAGCATCTACTATCTCAACGAACTGCTCAACCGCGCCGGCATGGATACCATTTCGGTGGGCGGTACGGTGGCCTTTGCCATCGAATGTTATGAAACCGGCCTTCTGACCACCGAGGAGACCGACGGCCTCAAACTGACCTGGGGCAATACCGACGCCATCGTTCAGCTGGTGGAAAAAATGGTCAAACGCGAAGGGATCGGTGATCTGCTGGCGGACGGAGTCAAACGGGCCGCCCTGCAGATCGGCAAAGGGGCCGACAAAATGGCCATCAACGCCGGCGGCCAGGAACTGGCCATGCATGATGGGCGCTTCGATCCCGGATTCGCCGTTCATAACGTGGTCGAACCCACGCCGGGAAGGCACACCATCGGCTCCTACATGTACTACGAAATGTTCCAGCTCTGGCGGCAAATACCGGATTTGCCCGATCCCTCCCTGCTCTATTTCAAGGGCAGCAAATATCGGGCGAGCCGCGAGAAAGCAGTCATGGCGGCAGCCTGCAGCCAGTACATGAACGTGATCAACGGGGCCGGATGCTGCCTGTTCGGCGCTCTTCTGGGCGCCCACCGCATCCCGGTATTCGACTGGCTCAACGTCGCCACCGGCTGGGACGCCGACCCCGAAGCATACATGCGGGTCGGCCACCGCATTCAGACCGTCAAGCAGTTGTTCAACATCAAGCAGGGCGTCTCGCCCAGGGACATCCGCATCAGCCGGCGGGTGCTGGGCGACCCGCCCCAGAAAGAAGGCGCCAACAAGGGGAGAACGGTGCCCCTGGAAAAGCTGCGGCGCTATTACTGGCAGGAAATGGGATACGATATGGAAAGCGGCGTTCCCACGGCGGCCTGCCTGGCCCGGTTGGGGCTGGAAGACGAGGCGCTGTAG
- the hypD gene encoding hydrogenase formation protein HypD produces the protein MTIDNTAFHDPKIARHLVQRISSACRKSVRFMEVCGTHTVSIFRSGIRSLLPESISLLSGPGCPVCVTAQGEIDAFIALARQPDTIVATFGDLIRVPGSGSSLQREKAEGADVRIVYSTFDAVNLAKQNPDKRVVFLGVGFETTAPTVAAAILAAHQEGLDNFFVMSAHKTVPPALEALAAGELNIDGFLLPGHVSVIIGVAAYRPFFDAHRVPCVVAGFEPSDLLESIAMLVDQVASGHPALENAYSRAVCDAGNPKAMAVMNEVFAVADADWRGLGTIAASGLAIRETYAAFDAVRKFDIRVAAKPEPKGCACGEILTGVKIPPQCPLYKTVCNPMAPVGPCMVSSEGTCAAYYRYHGEE, from the coding sequence ATGACAATCGACAACACCGCATTTCACGACCCTAAAATCGCCCGGCATCTGGTCCAGCGCATCAGCAGCGCGTGCCGGAAATCGGTTCGCTTCATGGAAGTCTGCGGCACCCACACCGTGTCCATCTTCAGAAGCGGCATCCGTTCCCTCTTGCCGGAAAGCATCAGCCTGTTGTCCGGCCCCGGCTGCCCGGTTTGCGTGACGGCGCAGGGGGAGATCGACGCCTTCATCGCCCTTGCCAGACAGCCGGACACCATCGTGGCCACCTTCGGCGATCTCATCCGGGTGCCGGGCAGCGGTTCCTCCCTGCAGCGAGAGAAGGCCGAAGGGGCCGATGTGCGCATCGTCTACTCGACCTTCGATGCGGTCAACCTGGCCAAGCAAAATCCGGACAAGCGGGTGGTTTTTCTGGGGGTGGGCTTCGAAACCACGGCCCCGACCGTTGCCGCCGCCATCCTGGCGGCCCACCAGGAGGGGTTGGACAACTTTTTCGTCATGTCGGCCCACAAGACCGTTCCCCCGGCGCTGGAGGCCCTGGCCGCGGGAGAGCTGAATATCGACGGATTTTTGCTGCCCGGTCATGTTTCCGTGATCATTGGTGTTGCGGCCTACCGGCCGTTTTTCGACGCTCACCGGGTACCCTGCGTCGTGGCCGGATTCGAGCCCAGCGATCTGCTCGAAAGCATCGCCATGCTGGTGGATCAGGTGGCATCCGGCCATCCGGCCCTGGAAAACGCCTATTCACGGGCCGTCTGCGATGCGGGCAATCCCAAAGCCATGGCGGTCATGAATGAGGTGTTTGCGGTGGCCGATGCCGATTGGCGGGGGCTGGGCACCATTGCGGCCAGCGGCCTGGCCATCCGCGAAACCTACGCCGCCTTCGATGCGGTCAGAAAGTTCGACATTCGTGTGGCGGCCAAGCCGGAACCTAAGGGGTGCGCCTGCGGCGAGATCCTGACCGGCGTGAAGATTCCTCCCCAGTGCCCGCTATACAAAACGGTTTGCAACCCCATGGCACCGGTGGGTCCCTGCATGGTCTCCAGTGAAGGAACCTGCGCGGCCTATTACCGCTACCATGGAGAGGAGTGA
- a CDS encoding carboxypeptidase-like regulatory domain-containing protein — protein MYVQPPHCQQFIRRAIRWAVLSVILSILCAGSAPPVLAMQGLLGSLCITDESGQRIYGQYLSVFLTSQEIPVPQVSGLEEMETHRRLDRINQMHLDFYKQFAQHRNQPGYLIAHTESSDTGNFAFLDVPVGNYYVVVMFPAMIGGYKVAWQQPVSVIAGRMGYVSLDIKNLAIPADRRDFYH, from the coding sequence ATGTACGTTCAACCCCCACATTGTCAGCAATTTATCCGTAGAGCTATTAGATGGGCGGTGTTGTCGGTCATTCTTTCGATTTTGTGCGCAGGGTCCGCACCCCCCGTCTTGGCAATGCAGGGACTGCTGGGCAGCCTTTGCATCACCGACGAAAGCGGGCAGCGGATCTACGGCCAATATCTTTCCGTTTTTCTGACCAGCCAGGAGATCCCGGTCCCCCAGGTTTCGGGTCTGGAAGAGATGGAAACCCATCGACGCCTGGACCGCATCAATCAGATGCACCTCGATTTTTACAAGCAGTTCGCTCAGCATCGCAACCAACCCGGCTATCTGATCGCCCATACGGAGTCCTCGGATACCGGAAATTTCGCCTTTCTGGACGTTCCTGTCGGCAACTACTATGTTGTGGTGATGTTTCCGGCCATGATCGGCGGCTACAAGGTCGCCTGGCAGCAGCCGGTTTCCGTGATCGCCGGCCGAATGGGTTACGTTTCCCTGGATATCAAAAATCTGGCGATTCCCGCGGACAGAAGGGATTTTTACCATTGA
- a CDS encoding nickel-dependent hydrogenase large subunit → MGKRVVVDPITRIEGHLRIEVEVAGGKVVNAWSSGQMFRGIELILQGRDPRDAQHFVQRSCGVCTYVHAVSSVRAVDDAIGLKIPKNARIIRNLLHGAQYQHDHLVHFYHLHALDWVDIVSALKADPKKTAALADNVSNAQVGGAAYYRQVQQRIQTFVDSGQLGPFSNAYWGHPAYKLPPEANLMAAAHYIEALRLQARAARMHAIFGGKNPHPQSLVVGGVTSVADLTPDRIAEFLYITKETQDFIKNVYIPDLLAVASFYKDWGAIGGTTNFLAYGDFPQTEAEPDSLYLPRGVIKKRDLANIDMAYEEKVTEEVTRAWYEDGPALHPYKGETKPLQEDPKYRPDGGKYTWLKAPRYDGLSCEVGPLARVLIAYGKGHKDIKPVVDSTLQTLGVPAGALFSTLGRTAARGLETIAIGDAMQGWIMELVENIKNGDTKTYEPYEMPDSAMGVGLNDVPRGALGHWIKIEDGKIGNYQYVVPSTWNFGPRDQQGQLGPVEESLIGTPIADAKQPLEVLRTVHSFDPCIACAVHVIDPDSNEVYKFKVV, encoded by the coding sequence ATGGGTAAACGCGTAGTTGTCGATCCGATTACCAGAATAGAAGGCCACCTTCGCATCGAGGTGGAAGTGGCCGGGGGGAAAGTTGTCAATGCATGGAGTTCGGGCCAGATGTTCCGCGGCATCGAACTGATTCTTCAAGGGCGCGATCCGAGGGATGCCCAACATTTCGTGCAGCGTTCCTGCGGCGTCTGTACCTATGTTCATGCTGTTTCGTCGGTGCGGGCCGTGGATGACGCCATTGGGCTCAAGATTCCCAAAAATGCCCGTATCATCCGCAATTTGCTCCACGGCGCCCAATACCAGCACGATCACCTGGTCCATTTTTATCATCTGCACGCCCTGGACTGGGTCGATATTGTCAGCGCCCTGAAGGCCGACCCCAAGAAGACCGCCGCCCTGGCGGACAACGTCAGCAACGCCCAGGTGGGCGGTGCCGCATATTACAGGCAGGTTCAGCAGCGCATCCAGACCTTCGTGGACAGCGGCCAGCTGGGACCCTTCTCCAACGCTTACTGGGGCCATCCGGCCTACAAGCTGCCGCCGGAGGCCAACCTGATGGCCGCTGCGCACTACATCGAGGCCCTGCGGCTGCAGGCCCGCGCAGCCCGTATGCACGCCATCTTCGGCGGCAAGAACCCCCATCCCCAGTCCCTGGTCGTGGGCGGCGTCACCAGCGTGGCCGACTTGACCCCGGACCGCATCGCCGAGTTTCTCTACATCACCAAAGAAACCCAGGACTTCATCAAAAACGTCTACATCCCGGATCTGCTGGCGGTCGCTTCCTTCTACAAGGACTGGGGCGCCATCGGCGGCACCACCAATTTCCTGGCCTACGGCGACTTCCCCCAGACGGAAGCCGAACCGGACAGCCTCTACTTGCCCCGAGGTGTGATCAAGAAACGGGATCTGGCCAACATCGATATGGCCTATGAAGAGAAGGTCACCGAAGAAGTCACCCGCGCCTGGTACGAAGACGGCCCGGCCCTGCATCCGTACAAGGGAGAGACCAAACCCCTGCAGGAAGATCCCAAATACCGTCCCGACGGCGGAAAATATACCTGGCTCAAGGCGCCGCGCTACGACGGCCTTTCCTGCGAAGTGGGGCCGCTGGCCCGCGTCCTGATCGCCTACGGCAAGGGCCACAAGGACATCAAACCGGTCGTGGACAGCACCCTTCAGACGCTAGGCGTTCCCGCCGGCGCGCTGTTCTCCACCCTGGGCAGAACCGCCGCCCGTGGGTTGGAAACCATTGCCATCGGCGACGCCATGCAGGGCTGGATCATGGAACTGGTGGAAAACATCAAGAACGGCGATACCAAGACCTACGAACCTTACGAAATGCCGGACAGCGCCATGGGTGTCGGGCTCAACGACGTACCCCGGGGCGCTTTGGGCCACTGGATCAAGATCGAGGACGGCAAGATCGGCAATTACCAGTATGTGGTTCCGTCCACCTGGAACTTTGGTCCCAGGGATCAACAGGGCCAGCTGGGGCCGGTGGAAGAGTCTCTTATCGGCACGCCCATCGCCGATGCCAAGCAGCCCCTGGAAGTGCTGCGGACCGTTCACTCCTTCGACCCCTGCATCGCCTGCGCCGTGCATGTGATCGATCCGGACTCCAACGAAGTGTATAAATTCAAAGTGGTGTAA
- a CDS encoding hydrogenase small subunit, translating to MDKERSFYERLKEKGVSRRDFMKYCTALTATMGLSAAYVPKVAEVFAAPAQRPPVIWLHFAECTGCSEALLRTQYPYIDELVLEVLSVEYHETIMAAAGHQAEEQLQHAVEKYNGKFICVVEGSVATKYNGGYGKVAGRSFLEIAKEVCPKAAAVIALGTCASYGGIPAAAPNPGGYKGVGEAIGIKTLNIPGCPPNPINLVGTVVNYLLLGKLPDLDESGRPLFAYGKTIHDQCPRRAHFENEEFVEEFGSEEAALGYCLYKVGCRGPETYNNCPIAKFNDGTSWPVEAGHPCIGCSEPGFWDKMTPFYEEM from the coding sequence ATGGACAAGGAAAGATCATTTTACGAAAGGCTGAAGGAGAAAGGCGTCTCACGAAGAGATTTCATGAAGTACTGCACGGCCCTGACGGCAACTATGGGGCTGTCCGCCGCCTATGTGCCCAAGGTGGCCGAGGTCTTCGCCGCTCCGGCTCAGCGCCCACCCGTAATCTGGCTGCATTTTGCCGAATGCACCGGATGTTCTGAAGCCCTGCTTCGTACCCAGTATCCCTACATCGACGAGTTGGTCCTGGAAGTGCTTTCCGTGGAATACCACGAAACCATCATGGCCGCCGCCGGCCATCAGGCCGAGGAGCAGTTGCAGCACGCCGTCGAGAAATACAACGGCAAATTCATCTGCGTCGTCGAAGGCTCCGTGGCCACCAAGTACAACGGTGGGTACGGCAAGGTCGCCGGCCGTTCGTTCCTGGAAATCGCCAAGGAGGTTTGTCCCAAGGCCGCCGCCGTGATCGCTCTGGGTACCTGTGCCTCCTATGGTGGCATTCCCGCCGCCGCTCCCAACCCCGGCGGGTACAAAGGCGTCGGCGAGGCCATCGGCATCAAGACCCTCAACATCCCCGGCTGTCCGCCCAACCCCATCAACCTGGTGGGAACCGTGGTCAATTATCTCCTTCTGGGCAAGCTACCCGACCTGGACGAAAGCGGACGCCCCCTGTTTGCCTACGGCAAGACCATTCACGATCAGTGCCCCCGTCGCGCCCATTTCGAAAACGAAGAGTTCGTGGAGGAGTTCGGCAGCGAAGAAGCCGCCCTGGGATACTGCCTGTACAAGGTGGGCTGCCGCGGTCCGGAAACTTACAACAACTGCCCGATCGCCAAATTCAACGACGGTACCAGCTGGCCGGTGGAAGCGGGCCATCCCTGCATCGGCTGCAGCGAACCGGGCTTCTGGGACAAGATGACTCCGTTCTACGAAGAGATGTAA
- a CDS encoding HyaD/HybD family hydrogenase maturation endopeptidase: MNSEHVMILGVGNILLSDEGFGIRVVEALEERYDFPDNVSVIDGGVLGINLMGIISEADQLIVVDVIRNGGQPGDLYRIDGEAIPERIRAKNSLHQIDFLESLTLCQALDKVPETVIVGIEPKDIETLSVDLTAATADRIDDVIQMVLTELDRLEVVYTEKEGA; the protein is encoded by the coding sequence ATGAATTCTGAACATGTCATGATTCTGGGCGTCGGCAATATTCTTCTCAGCGACGAGGGTTTCGGCATCCGGGTGGTGGAGGCGCTGGAAGAACGCTACGATTTTCCGGACAATGTGTCGGTGATCGACGGCGGCGTTCTGGGGATCAACCTGATGGGCATCATATCCGAAGCCGATCAGCTCATCGTTGTGGACGTCATTCGCAACGGCGGCCAGCCCGGCGACCTGTACCGCATCGACGGCGAGGCGATTCCCGAGCGCATCCGGGCAAAAAATTCGCTGCATCAGATCGATTTTCTCGAATCCCTGACCCTTTGCCAGGCGCTGGACAAGGTGCCGGAAACGGTCATCGTCGGCATCGAGCCCAAGGATATCGAAACGTTGTCTGTGGATCTGACCGCGGCAACGGCGGACCGCATCGATGATGTGATCCAGATGGTGCTCACTGAACTGGACCGGTTGGAAGTGGTCTACACGGAAAAAGAGGGAGCCTGA
- the hypF gene encoding carbamoyltransferase HypF: MTAATSAKRLEINGIVQGVGFRPFIYQLANHYGLKGEVANTATGVTLILEGPPDRIRQFTDDLPHRKPPLAHIVEITEKPQAITGFDAFSIVKSRASATRQTLISPDVRVCDDCLAEMRDPNDRRFRYPFINCTNCGPRYTIIDDIPYDRPKTSMRHFTMCPQCQAEYDDPDNRRFHAQPNACPVCGPRVILYDGEGRSVEADDPIVETAKRIKAGRIAAVKGLGGFHLAVDATNAQAVERLRRRKHREEKPLALMCADMQRVRAIAQVNEAEEELLCSIQRPIVLLEKKADTPIAEAVSPRNRYFGIMLPYTPLHYLLLDAGFDALVMTSANLSEEPIAIDNEEAFARLADIADDYLIHDRDIYLRSDDSIVRHAAGHMRPIRRSRGYVPVPVFLKDEVLPILACGAELKSTVCLTRGRQAFVSQHIGDLENQATDDFFRLTVNHLKRILDIEPKAVACDLHPDYMSTRYARELGDIPLIEVQHHHAHIAACLAENQTDGPVIGLAFDGTGLGTDNTIWGGEVLVADCRSFTRAAHLAPVPMPGSTAAIREPWRMALSHLRAADVAAADHPGLSFLKPIDTQQIAVLFQMMDKGINSPLTSSLGRLFDAVAAMVGLRNQVAFEGQAAMELEMIADDSVSDEYDFGWEETGSGPIPIDTTSIIKGVVDDLLDGCTPSTISARFHNTLIRLFHDLCCHLRTAAGIDRVALSGGVFQNNRLLTGMGAALEKSGFNLLTHRLVPTNDGGISLGQAVVAAAKMDGH, from the coding sequence ATGACGGCGGCAACTTCGGCAAAACGCCTGGAAATCAACGGCATCGTCCAAGGTGTGGGATTTCGGCCCTTCATCTATCAGTTGGCCAACCACTACGGTCTGAAAGGGGAGGTGGCCAACACCGCCACGGGTGTAACCCTGATCCTGGAAGGCCCGCCCGACCGTATCCGGCAGTTCACCGACGATCTTCCCCATCGCAAGCCGCCATTGGCGCACATCGTCGAAATTACCGAAAAGCCCCAAGCCATAACGGGGTTTGACGCTTTTTCCATCGTCAAGAGCCGGGCCAGCGCCACCCGGCAGACTCTGATCTCTCCGGATGTGCGGGTCTGCGACGACTGCCTGGCCGAGATGCGTGATCCCAACGACCGCCGCTTCCGGTATCCTTTTATCAACTGCACCAACTGCGGCCCCCGTTACACCATCATCGACGACATTCCCTACGACCGGCCCAAAACCAGCATGCGCCACTTCACCATGTGTCCGCAGTGCCAGGCCGAGTACGACGATCCCGACAACCGCCGGTTTCACGCCCAGCCCAACGCCTGTCCGGTTTGCGGTCCCCGGGTGATCCTGTACGACGGTGAGGGGCGGTCGGTCGAAGCCGACGATCCCATCGTGGAAACAGCCAAACGAATCAAGGCGGGACGCATTGCGGCCGTTAAAGGGCTGGGCGGCTTCCATCTGGCCGTGGACGCCACCAATGCTCAGGCCGTGGAGCGGCTGCGCCGGCGCAAGCACCGGGAAGAAAAACCCCTGGCCCTGATGTGCGCCGATATGCAGCGCGTCCGGGCCATCGCCCAGGTGAATGAAGCGGAAGAAGAACTGCTTTGCTCCATCCAACGGCCCATCGTTCTGCTGGAAAAGAAAGCCGACACGCCCATCGCCGAAGCGGTTTCGCCCCGCAACCGCTATTTTGGCATCATGCTGCCCTATACCCCGTTGCATTACCTGCTGCTGGATGCCGGTTTCGACGCCCTGGTGATGACCAGCGCCAATTTGAGCGAAGAGCCCATCGCCATCGATAATGAAGAAGCCTTTGCCCGCCTGGCCGACATTGCCGACGACTACCTGATCCACGACCGGGACATCTATCTGCGCTCCGACGATTCCATCGTCCGGCACGCCGCCGGCCACATGCGGCCGATCCGCCGCTCCCGCGGGTATGTGCCCGTGCCGGTGTTTCTTAAAGATGAGGTGCTTCCCATTCTGGCCTGCGGGGCCGAGCTGAAAAGTACCGTCTGCCTCACCCGGGGTCGCCAGGCCTTTGTCAGCCAGCATATCGGCGACCTGGAAAACCAGGCCACGGACGATTTTTTCCGACTGACGGTGAACCATCTCAAGCGCATCCTGGACATCGAACCGAAGGCGGTGGCCTGCGACCTGCACCCGGATTACATGAGCACCCGCTACGCCAGGGAATTAGGAGATATTCCGCTGATCGAGGTGCAGCATCACCACGCCCACATTGCCGCCTGCCTGGCGGAAAACCAGACGGATGGACCGGTCATCGGACTGGCCTTCGACGGAACGGGCCTGGGGACCGACAACACCATCTGGGGGGGCGAGGTGCTGGTGGCGGACTGTCGCAGTTTCACCCGGGCGGCCCATCTGGCTCCCGTACCCATGCCCGGCAGTACCGCCGCCATCCGGGAGCCCTGGCGCATGGCCCTCAGCCACCTGCGGGCAGCCGATGTTGCGGCGGCCGATCATCCGGGGTTGTCTTTTTTAAAACCGATCGATACGCAGCAGATTGCGGTGCTCTTCCAGATGATGGACAAGGGCATCAACAGCCCGCTGACCTCCAGCCTGGGCCGGCTGTTCGACGCCGTTGCCGCCATGGTCGGTCTGCGCAACCAGGTGGCCTTTGAAGGCCAGGCGGCCATGGAACTGGAGATGATCGCCGACGACAGTGTCTCGGACGAGTACGATTTTGGCTGGGAGGAAACGGGCAGCGGTCCGATTCCGATCGATACAACTTCCATTATTAAAGGAGTGGTCGACGATTTGTTGGACGGCTGCACGCCGTCGACGATCAGTGCCCGTTTCCATAACACCCTGATCCGGCTTTTCCACGATCTGTGCTGCCACCTGCGAACGGCTGCGGGCATCGACCGGGTGGCCCTGAGCGGCGGCGTCTTTCAAAACAATCGCCTGCTGACCGGAATGGGCGCCGCGTTGGAGAAAAGCGGCTTCAACCTGCTCACCCACCGTCTGGTGCCGACCAACGACGGTGGGATTTCGCTGGGGCAGGCCGTGGTGGCGGCAGCGAAAATGGACGGCCATTAG
- a CDS encoding HypC/HybG/HupF family hydrogenase formation chaperone, whose product MCLAIPSKIVEIEGGMATIDVEGVQRSASLMLLEDAAVGDFVIVHAGFAIQKLDAAAAAESIRLLREAAAMVDDMDPDQG is encoded by the coding sequence ATGTGCCTTGCCATTCCATCCAAAATCGTCGAAATTGAAGGCGGCATGGCCACCATCGACGTGGAAGGTGTCCAGCGCTCGGCCAGCCTGATGCTGCTGGAGGATGCGGCCGTGGGCGATTTCGTGATCGTCCACGCCGGATTTGCCATCCAGAAGCTGGACGCGGCGGCAGCGGCCGAATCCATCCGGCTGCTGCGGGAAGCCGCGGCGATGGTTGACGATATGGACCCGGATCAAGGCTGA